One Nitrospira sp. DNA window includes the following coding sequences:
- a CDS encoding LSU ribosomal protein L35p: MKMKTHSGAKKRFRRTGTGKLVRQKAGRRHLLTGKARDRKRRLKGLADVSSTSTLTLNRLLPQ, encoded by the coding sequence ATGAAAATGAAAACCCACAGCGGCGCGAAAAAGCGGTTTCGACGGACGGGAACCGGCAAGCTGGTCAGGCAGAAGGCCGGACGGCGGCATTTGTTGACCGGCAAAGCGCGGGACCGCAAGCGACGCCTGAAGGGGCTGGCCGACGTGTCCTCGACGTCCACCCTGACGCTGAACCGTTTGCTTCCCCAATGA
- a CDS encoding Translation initiation factor 3 produces MRVIGPEGEQLGILPTVEAFNKAQEQGYDLVEVAPTSQPPVCRIMDYGKYKYELSKKDHQSRRHQKSTQVKEIKLRPRTDKHDLEIKIRQIKEFLADGNKTKVTLTYRGREMANQEMGRTIMASVIQQCAEAGTVEFAPRMEGRSLIMILAPK; encoded by the coding sequence GTGCGAGTCATCGGTCCGGAAGGCGAGCAACTCGGGATACTGCCGACCGTCGAGGCCTTCAATAAGGCACAGGAACAGGGCTACGACCTCGTTGAAGTCGCCCCGACTTCCCAGCCGCCGGTTTGCCGCATCATGGACTATGGGAAATATAAGTACGAACTCAGCAAAAAAGACCATCAGAGCCGGCGACACCAGAAATCGACCCAGGTCAAAGAGATCAAGCTTCGGCCCCGGACGGACAAACACGATCTGGAGATCAAAATCCGGCAGATCAAGGAGTTCCTGGCCGACGGCAACAAGACCAAGGTGACGCTGACCTATCGAGGCCGCGAAATGGCCAACCAGGAAATGGGCCGGACCATCATGGCCAGCGTAATTCAACAATGTGCGGAAGCGGGAACCGTGGAGTTCGCGCCGAGGATGGAAGGACGGAGCCTGATCATGATCTTGGCTCCAAAATAG